From Apium graveolens cultivar Ventura chromosome 9, ASM990537v1, whole genome shotgun sequence, the proteins below share one genomic window:
- the LOC141685843 gene encoding uncharacterized protein LOC141685843 encodes MECTFPETPETPETRSKGEKESNNPDSWTLHVDGSATAERSGAGLILSSPDGFAIQQAITFAFKATNNQAEYEALLSGLRLAKSLEIRNLTIYNDSQIVVRKTNGEYVAKDPKLARYQEMVRAILETIPDSTILQINREENAKADELSKLVQNTSDLSSSVYFEELGAPSTDRHEVLCVSSLENWMTPYIAYLKDGTLPEDQNKARYLKYKAARFFLEDNQLYRRTFSAPTLKCVDLEEANYCLREVHEGIRGDHLAAKALAYKVIRQGYYWPTIHADSVAYVKKYSKCQKFSNAPK; translated from the coding sequence ATGGAATGCACTTTTCCGGAAACCCCCGAGACGCCTGAAACCAGATCCAAAGGGGAGAAAGAGTCTAACAACCCGGATTCTTGGACATTACATGTTGATGGCTCGGCTACAGCCGAAAGGTCCGGAGCCGGCCTGATCCTCTCCAGCCCGGATGGATTCGCAATCCAGCAGGCCATTACCTTCGCCTTCaaagcaacaaacaaccaggctGAATATGAAGCCCTACTCTCCGGGCTCAGGTTAGCTAAATCCCTTGAAATAAGGAATTTAACAATTTACAACGATTCTCAGATTGTGGTAAGGAAAACCAATGGTGAATATGTCGCAAAAGATCCTAAATTGGCCCGATATCAGGAAATGGTTAGAGCAATCCTGGAAACCATCCCGGACTCAACCATCTTGCAGATAAACAGAGAAGAAAATGCGAAAGCAGACGAGCTGTCCAAGCTCGTCCAGAATACTTCGGATTTAAGCAGCTCGGTTTACTTCGAGGAACTCGGAGCCCCCAGCACCGATCGACACGAAGTATTATGTGTTAGTAGCCTGGAGAACTGGATGACGCCTTACATAGCCTATCTCAAGGATGGTACCCTTCCGGAAGATCAGAACAAAGCCCGATACCTCAAATATAAGGCTGCACGCTTCTTTTTAGAAGACAATCAGTTATACCGGAGAACTTTCTCTGCACCAACTCTAAAGTGCGTTGATCTGGAGGAAGCGAATTACTGTCTCCGGGAGGTTCATGAGGGGATCCGCGGGGATCACCTAGCCGCTAAAGCTCTAGCCTACAAGGTCATCAGACAAGGCTATTATTGGCCAACAATCCACGCTGATTCAGTCGCCTATGTAAAGAAATACAGCAAGTGCCAGAAGTTCAGCAACGCACCAAAATAA